From a single Triplophysa rosa linkage group LG1, Trosa_1v2, whole genome shotgun sequence genomic region:
- the bmal1b gene encoding basic helix-loop-helix ARNT like 1b isoform X2, with protein sequence MADQRMDISSTMNEFMSPSSADLICSSMGLDYNRKRKSSSSDYQIDGFSFEDSMDTDMEKLGSDCVDHQGRIKNAREAHSQIEKRRRDKMNNFIDELASLVPTCNAMSRKLDKLTVLRMAVQHMKTLRGASNPYTEANYKPAFLSDDELKHLILKAADGFLFVVGCDRGKILFVSESVHKILNYSQNDLIGQSLFDYLHPKDIAKVKEQLSSSDTAPRERLIDAKTGLPVRTDITPGPSRLRSGARRSFFCRMKCNRSLVKMEDKDFASTCSKKKADRKSFCTIHSTGYLKSWPPTKIGLDEDNEPDNEGCNLSCLVAIGRLHPHIVPQPMNGDVRVKPTEYISRHAIDGKFVFVDQRATAILAYLPQELLGTSFYEYFHQDDIGHLAECHRQVLQMREKIKTNCYKFKIKDGSFITLRSRWFSFMNPWTKEVEYIVSTNTVVSSSSPDGSDPAYPQLTASPQSMDSVLTAGDSSGKRALQTVPGIPGGTRPGAGKIGRMIAEEVMEIQRIRGSSPSSCGSSPLNITNGTPPPDTSSPGGRKISNGGTPDISSAGMVSGQDAIGYPYSNSSILSDNSHIGIGDIMDEPGSSSPSGDEAAMAIIMSLLEADAGLGGPVDFSDLPWPL encoded by the exons ATGGCAGACCAAAGAATGGACATCTCCTCCACGATGAATGAGTTCATGTCCCCCAGTTCCGCAGACCTGATCTGCAGCTCCATGGGTTTAGACTACAACCGCAAGAGGAAAAGCAGCTCCTCCGACTATCA AATCGATGGATTTTCTTTTGA GGACAGTATGGACACAGATATGGAAAAACTTGGAAG TGACTGTGTCGATCACCAGGGTCGGATTAAGAATGCAAG GGAAGCTCACAGTCAGATAGAGAAGAGACGGAGAGATAAGATGAACAACTTCATCGATGAACTGGCTTCATTAGTGCCTACCTGCAACGCCATGTCTCGGAAACTGGACAAACTCACTGTGCTGCGCATGGCCGTCCAACATATGAAAACACTACGAG GTGCATCAAACCCTTATACTGAAGCTAACTATAAGCCCGCCTTCTTATCAGACGATGAACTAAAGCACTTAATATTAAAG GCAGCTGATGGTTTTCTTTTCGTGGTCGGCTGCGATCGTGGAAAAATTCTGTTTGTGTCCGAGTCTGTCCACAAAATTCTGAATTACAGCCAG aaTGATCTGATTGGCCAGAGTTTGTTTGACTATTTGCATCCTAAAGACATAGCAAAAGTGAAGGAGCAGCTCTCCTCGTCTGACACAGCACCGCGGGAGAGACTCATCGATGCAAAGA CCGGGCTGCCAGTTCGGACGGACATCACACCCGGTCCCTCCAGACTGCGCTCAGGTGCCCGCCGCTCCTTCTTCTGCAGGATGAAGTGCAACAGGTCGCTGGTCAAAATGGAGGACAAAGACTTTGCCTCCACATGCTCCAAAAAGAAAG CCGATCGCAAAAGCTTCTGCACCATCCACAGCACTGGCTATCTAAAGAGCTGGCCGCCCACTAAAATTGGCTTAGATGAAGACAACGAGCCTGATAATGAAGGCTGTAATCTCAGCTGCCTGGTGGCCATCGGCCGTTTGCATCCTCACATTGTCCCTCAGCCCATGAACGGAGACGTCCGGGTGAAGCCCACTGAGTACATCTCACGTCACGCCATTGATGGGAAGTTTGTCTTTGTGGACCAAAG GGCTACGGCTATTCTTGCTTATCTGCCTCAGGAGCTGCTGGGCACATCGTTCTACGAGTATTTTCATCAGGATGATATTGGACATCTTGCTGAATGTCATAGACAGG TATTACAGATGAGAGAGAAGATCaaaactaactgttacaagttCAAGATTAAAGATGGATCTTTCATAACTTTAAGAAGCCGTTGGTTCAGTTTCATGAACCCTTGGACCAAAGAAGTCGAATACATTGTTTCGACTAATACGGTTGTTTC GAGCAGTTCTCCCGATGGGTCGGATCCTGCATATCCTCAGCTCACTGCCTCCCCCCAGAGTATGGACAGTGTCCTTACAGCCGGTGACA GCTCAGGGAAGCGTGCGCTTCAGACTGTGCCCGGGATCCCTGGAGGCACGAGACCTGGGGCAGGAAAGATCGGCCGCATGATTGCTGAGGAGGTGATGGAGATCCAAAG GATAAGAGGCTCCTCCCCGTCTAGTTGTGGCTCAAGCCCTCTAAATATAACCAACGGCACACCCCCTCCTGACACATCCTCACCTGGAGGCAGAAAG ATTTCCAATGGTGGGACTCCAGACATTTCTTCTGCAGGGATGGTGTCAGGACAGGATGCTATAGGATACCCTTACTCCAACAGCTCTATTCTAA GTGATAATTCACACATCGGTATTGGTGACATCATGGATGAGCCTGGCTCCAGCAGCCCCAGCGGTGATGAGGCTGCCATGGCGATCATCATGAGCCTTCTGGAAGCGGATGCTGGTCTGGGAGGTCCAGTGGACTTCAGTGACTTACCCTGGCCACTGTAA
- the bmal1b gene encoding basic helix-loop-helix ARNT like 1b isoform X1, with translation MADQRMDISSTMNEFMSPSSADLICSSMGLDYNRKRKSSSSDYQIDGFSFESEASWMRFLIPNSQLSQSPEIEWDSMDTDMEKLGSDCVDHQGRIKNAREAHSQIEKRRRDKMNNFIDELASLVPTCNAMSRKLDKLTVLRMAVQHMKTLRGASNPYTEANYKPAFLSDDELKHLILKAADGFLFVVGCDRGKILFVSESVHKILNYSQNDLIGQSLFDYLHPKDIAKVKEQLSSSDTAPRERLIDAKTGLPVRTDITPGPSRLRSGARRSFFCRMKCNRSLVKMEDKDFASTCSKKKADRKSFCTIHSTGYLKSWPPTKIGLDEDNEPDNEGCNLSCLVAIGRLHPHIVPQPMNGDVRVKPTEYISRHAIDGKFVFVDQRATAILAYLPQELLGTSFYEYFHQDDIGHLAECHRQVLQMREKIKTNCYKFKIKDGSFITLRSRWFSFMNPWTKEVEYIVSTNTVVSSSSPDGSDPAYPQLTASPQSMDSVLTAGDSSGKRALQTVPGIPGGTRPGAGKIGRMIAEEVMEIQRIRGSSPSSCGSSPLNITNGTPPPDTSSPGGRKISNGGTPDISSAGMVSGQDAIGYPYSNSSILSDNSHIGIGDIMDEPGSSSPSGDEAAMAIIMSLLEADAGLGGPVDFSDLPWPL, from the exons ATGGCAGACCAAAGAATGGACATCTCCTCCACGATGAATGAGTTCATGTCCCCCAGTTCCGCAGACCTGATCTGCAGCTCCATGGGTTTAGACTACAACCGCAAGAGGAAAAGCAGCTCCTCCGACTATCA AATCGATGGATTTTCTTTTGA ATCTGAAGCTTCATGGATGAGGTTCCTCATCCCAAACTCACAGCTCTCACAATCTCCTGAGATTGAATG GGACAGTATGGACACAGATATGGAAAAACTTGGAAG TGACTGTGTCGATCACCAGGGTCGGATTAAGAATGCAAG GGAAGCTCACAGTCAGATAGAGAAGAGACGGAGAGATAAGATGAACAACTTCATCGATGAACTGGCTTCATTAGTGCCTACCTGCAACGCCATGTCTCGGAAACTGGACAAACTCACTGTGCTGCGCATGGCCGTCCAACATATGAAAACACTACGAG GTGCATCAAACCCTTATACTGAAGCTAACTATAAGCCCGCCTTCTTATCAGACGATGAACTAAAGCACTTAATATTAAAG GCAGCTGATGGTTTTCTTTTCGTGGTCGGCTGCGATCGTGGAAAAATTCTGTTTGTGTCCGAGTCTGTCCACAAAATTCTGAATTACAGCCAG aaTGATCTGATTGGCCAGAGTTTGTTTGACTATTTGCATCCTAAAGACATAGCAAAAGTGAAGGAGCAGCTCTCCTCGTCTGACACAGCACCGCGGGAGAGACTCATCGATGCAAAGA CCGGGCTGCCAGTTCGGACGGACATCACACCCGGTCCCTCCAGACTGCGCTCAGGTGCCCGCCGCTCCTTCTTCTGCAGGATGAAGTGCAACAGGTCGCTGGTCAAAATGGAGGACAAAGACTTTGCCTCCACATGCTCCAAAAAGAAAG CCGATCGCAAAAGCTTCTGCACCATCCACAGCACTGGCTATCTAAAGAGCTGGCCGCCCACTAAAATTGGCTTAGATGAAGACAACGAGCCTGATAATGAAGGCTGTAATCTCAGCTGCCTGGTGGCCATCGGCCGTTTGCATCCTCACATTGTCCCTCAGCCCATGAACGGAGACGTCCGGGTGAAGCCCACTGAGTACATCTCACGTCACGCCATTGATGGGAAGTTTGTCTTTGTGGACCAAAG GGCTACGGCTATTCTTGCTTATCTGCCTCAGGAGCTGCTGGGCACATCGTTCTACGAGTATTTTCATCAGGATGATATTGGACATCTTGCTGAATGTCATAGACAGG TATTACAGATGAGAGAGAAGATCaaaactaactgttacaagttCAAGATTAAAGATGGATCTTTCATAACTTTAAGAAGCCGTTGGTTCAGTTTCATGAACCCTTGGACCAAAGAAGTCGAATACATTGTTTCGACTAATACGGTTGTTTC GAGCAGTTCTCCCGATGGGTCGGATCCTGCATATCCTCAGCTCACTGCCTCCCCCCAGAGTATGGACAGTGTCCTTACAGCCGGTGACA GCTCAGGGAAGCGTGCGCTTCAGACTGTGCCCGGGATCCCTGGAGGCACGAGACCTGGGGCAGGAAAGATCGGCCGCATGATTGCTGAGGAGGTGATGGAGATCCAAAG GATAAGAGGCTCCTCCCCGTCTAGTTGTGGCTCAAGCCCTCTAAATATAACCAACGGCACACCCCCTCCTGACACATCCTCACCTGGAGGCAGAAAG ATTTCCAATGGTGGGACTCCAGACATTTCTTCTGCAGGGATGGTGTCAGGACAGGATGCTATAGGATACCCTTACTCCAACAGCTCTATTCTAA GTGATAATTCACACATCGGTATTGGTGACATCATGGATGAGCCTGGCTCCAGCAGCCCCAGCGGTGATGAGGCTGCCATGGCGATCATCATGAGCCTTCTGGAAGCGGATGCTGGTCTGGGAGGTCCAGTGGACTTCAGTGACTTACCCTGGCCACTGTAA